A stretch of DNA from Staphylococcus sp. KG4-3:
ACCTTGCTTCTCTTGTAAATGTCTTTTTTTATAAGTTATTTTATGATTTTCTTGTACAAGATTGAAATAAGTAGATGCCTGATAGTCATATTTATATTTTTCTTTATTATAGATATAAATATCATTATAAATTTTAAATACTTCTTGAAAAGCTTGTTTTTTATTCCTTGGGTCATTCATAAGTTGTCTTAATGATTTGTATAGTTCATTTTTATCTTCTTCTGAAATTTGTTTTAAGAATCTACATAAGTACCATTCTTTAGTCACGCCTACGTCATTTATTAGATTATACGAAGGATATCGTTCTTGAATACTTTGTTGAATACTGTATAACGATTCGCTTTCAACCTTTATTTTTACACCTTGATTATCCAAAATTACTTTACCAAAATTAATTATAAACTGCCCATACATAGTTATAAAATCTTGTATCTCTCCTGCATATTCTGGTTGAAATAGCGGTGATAATGGAATTTTGTCTTTCATAGGCAAAACTTCAAATTTTTCTATACACTCTTTTACGTTATCAATAATTTGATCATCTATGTGAATGGAATATTGAAAGCACAATGTATTATTACCTGTTCGTTTACACACTATTTATACAACTCTCTTTTTTAACATAATCACTATTTTCTATTTCTTTCTCCATTTTTCTTGTAACTATTCCTTGCACTTTTATGTATACATCTGGGTTATCTATTATTATGAGCTCTAATTTACTTTTTGTCCTGGTAAGAGCTTGGTATATCCCTTCTTTTTCTAAATATGGATAAAATTTAATATATTTTGAATCTAATTCATTATTTTCATTATAATAAAAATGGCAATCTATTGGTACTAATACTTTATCGAATTCTCTCCCAATAACTTCATGAACATCTTTTGATAAATACGATACCTTTTTTCTTTTATCAATATTTGATGATTTTGTAGTGTATGTTGTCAACTCAATTGAGACGTAACCGAATTTTTCAATTTTTTCTTCAATATAACTTTGTGCTTCAATTTTATTATCAAAATACGTAATTTCAACATCTTTGTAATTATAGTCATGATGATGTTTTACATTTAATTTATTAAATTTTTCAATAAAAGAAATTATCTCTGGGTTAGTTCTAATTCTATTTTTCAACTTAAAATTCTTTATATTAGAATTAGTTAAAATCATATCACTAGTTCCAACTTCAACTTCTTTATAAGATAATATTTGCTTTTTATCTATAGCAAATATTACATTAACACCATCTTTTTCTACCACTTCACTATATTGTGTTAGGTATAGTCTTTGTGCTTCATCTATTAATACAACATCATACTCATCTAGTCGTACATTAGAAAAATCTTTTATTGACTTAATTTCAAAACCTATAATCTCAGATAGTTGTTTAGAATTATTTAACTTAGCACATATAAATAATATAACTTTTTTATTTTTATTATTATAATGTTTTCCAATGTCAAATAGTAGTAATGATTTACCTGTTCCTGACTCTCCTTCAATACATATTTTATTAAATTCAGAATCTAATATATCTTCTTTAATTTTTGATTGTAATTGGTTTAAGTAGTATTTATGATCAAAAAAATCAATTGGTTGACTATATGGAGAAATTATTAACTTTGATAAATCTATATTTTCTAATTCATTCACCTCATTAAAACTCTCATCCAACAAACTTGATATTTCATTTTCATTAGTTAC
This window harbors:
- a CDS encoding DNA/RNA helicase domain-containing protein; this encodes MYNLVEILKDKNEYLNLSGFFLGYKISNNIDEEFDLLRFNKGCVLNIELKSAIPKKGMKKVEEQLKRHRYVLKALDKEIYSFVYISDCNEIYKLNSQGVLEVTNENEISSLLDESFNEVNELENIDLSKLIISPYSQPIDFFDHKYYLNQLQSKIKEDILDSEFNKICIEGESGTGKSLLLFDIGKHYNNKNKKVILFICAKLNNSKQLSEIIGFEIKSIKDFSNVRLDEYDVVLIDEAQRLYLTQYSEVVEKDGVNVIFAIDKKQILSYKEVEVGTSDMILTNSNIKNFKLKNRIRTNPEIISFIEKFNKLNVKHHHDYNYKDVEITYFDNKIEAQSYIEEKIEKFGYVSIELTTYTTKSSNIDKRKKVSYLSKDVHEVIGREFDKVLVPIDCHFYYNENNELDSKYIKFYPYLEKEGIYQALTRTKSKLELIIIDNPDVYIKVQGIVTRKMEKEIENSDYVKKESCINSV